Proteins encoded within one genomic window of Sphingomonas sp. NBWT7:
- a CDS encoding MarR family transcriptional regulator, whose translation MKTLVDYVRSGEPDLTNRQMALLLVVYLKPGPHTVRGLARILNVSKPVVTRALNRLGALGYLRRQRDDSDKRNIFVARTSEGADFLEEFGQFIGEGEEPPQRRASA comes from the coding sequence ATGAAGACGTTGGTCGATTACGTTCGCTCGGGCGAGCCTGATCTGACCAATCGGCAGATGGCGCTGTTGCTCGTCGTCTACCTCAAACCCGGCCCGCACACGGTACGCGGCCTTGCCCGTATTCTCAATGTCTCGAAACCCGTCGTCACTCGCGCCTTGAACAGGCTCGGCGCGCTCGGCTATCTGCGGCGCCAGCGTGACGACAGCGACAAGCGTAATATCTTCGTCGCACGCACATCCGAAGGGGCAGATTTTCTTGAGGAGTTCGGTCAGTTCATCGGCGAGGGAGAAGAGCCCCCTCAGCGCCGCGCCAGCGCGTAG
- the secG gene encoding preprotein translocase subunit SecG, with product MFTFLLVLQAIIAAALVTVILMQRSEGGGLTTGGSPSGLMSARGAADLLTRATAVLASAFVLLSIGLAVLAATRGGTSVDTSLERTVPVTAPAPAPKADGAPFAGAQDEAARAAANASTPADNGVPLAN from the coding sequence ATGTTCACCTTCCTCCTCGTCCTTCAGGCGATCATCGCCGCCGCCCTCGTGACGGTGATCCTGATGCAGCGATCGGAGGGGGGCGGGCTTACCACCGGTGGTAGCCCGTCGGGACTGATGTCGGCGCGCGGCGCGGCCGATTTGCTGACGCGCGCGACGGCGGTCCTGGCAAGCGCGTTCGTGTTGCTGTCGATCGGCCTGGCGGTGCTCGCCGCGACTCGCGGCGGGACCAGCGTCGATACCTCGCTCGAGCGGACGGTTCCCGTTACCGCACCGGCGCCTGCGCCTAAAGCCGATGGCGCGCCCTTTGCGGGTGCGCAGGACGAGGCCGCGCGGGCCGCAGCGAACGCGTCTACGCCGGCCGACAACGGCGTGCCGCTCGCCAACTGA